ACTTGCGTGAAATATGACAAGATGAGCCATCAACGATATCCCTCCCACGATCCTGTTAAGGAGCCCCATTCTATCTCCCTCAAAGTTCTTCGGTGAGCCAGGCATCGACTTTGCAACCTTGTTGTATATAGCAAGCTTCATGTAGCTAATTTGCTATCTGCTGTAAAGACTCTCCCGCCCATCTCTCGTCACGCAATATCCTATCGACCCTCCGTCCTCAGTTGGTGCATCTATCAAGTCAGCTCCGATCCCGGCTTCACTTGCGTACCACTCACAAGTCGCTTCAAACCCGTCTCCTTTTCTCCTCAGCCCTGTCGTCAACCTTCCGGTATCGTTTGGCTCCGCATATGTCGGCGAGACCTTCAGTTGTACACTTTGTGCGAACAATGACCTACCGCCCGACGCCGCAAAGAATATCCGCGATGTACGTATCGAAGCAGAGATGAAGACACCAGGCATGGGTGCTGTACAGCGTCTTGAACTCGGTCCACCCAACGGCCAGTCTGAAGCAGATCTAAAATCCGGTGACACACTACAGAAGGTGGTGTCCTTTGATCTTAAGGAGGAAGGGAATCACGTGCTCGCAGTGACCGTGAGCTACTACGAAGCAACGGAAACCAGCGGACGAACAAGAACGTTTCGTAAGCTGTATCAGTTCATCTGCAAGGCATCACTCATTGTGCGCACCAAAGTGGGCTCACTGAAGGCCGAGGACACCCAAGGACACGGACGGTGGGTACTGGAAGCACAGCTGGAAAACTGCAGCGAGGATGTGGTACAGCTGGAGAAGGTCGTTTTGGACACGGAGCCTGGCCTGCGGTATCGTGACTGCAATTGGGAGGCGAGTGGGAGTGCAAAGCCGATGTTGCACCCGGGCGAGGTGGAACAGGTCTGCTTTGTGGTCGCAGAGGACGGAACCGAGACGGGTGTCGAAGTGACACCGGACGGGAGGATTATTTTTGGATCATTGGGGATTGGCTGGAGGGGAGAAATGGGCAACAGAGGGTTCCTGGCTACTGGAAAGCTGGGGACTAGACGAGAGGCACGATGAAGAGATTCGAATAAGACGAATGAACGATACCCACGACCAATTGATTTCGGtcaaagataatatattgtCTACGATGCGTGTTCTATTCGTGGGTTATGTTAACGATTGTCAGTCTAAACTGAGAATGACGATTACAAAACCAAGATTTATTGACATGCTTGAGAACTGTGGACGACAATAGGCTGAATTAAAATCAAGTCTTCCCACGTCTGTCTTGTGTTTAAAACCTGTAGACTGCTGCTGGGCCTGAATGTGAATTAGAGACCCTACAGATCATAGCTGGGATACGGGATTGACTGTGCGGACATAAGGTTAGGAATCAGTCAAAAGGTCCAAGCCCCTATCTTGATGGCACCTGCATCCAGTAATGTGGTATGATATGCTGCATGAGATCGATCTATCTGTATCAGATTTGGGCTTAACTTAGGCTTGGAAGTAAATCGTCAGAAAACCAGGGGTAGGGCATCACGTCAATGCTGGAAAACTACGCCATAGCTGGGTTAATCCTGGTCAGCTGCTCCCATTCATGAGTGTCGCTGATTTGGGTGAGACGAAGATGTGACATATAACGTGGGAATATGGCACTCCAGGAGTAATAAGTGGTGGATAGTGTGGCCCCCAGGTATCCGACAGCATACTGGAATTGGCCAAATATAATGGGCGTGGAAGCGTTCATGGGGTTGGGTTCACGAATGATGTCGAGAAGCGGCTGCTTTGGCTGCTTTCTGATTAGGAGGTATTAACCCTAGCACTTTTGTTTCAACTTCAAAAGATTCTGTTCATGATGGCGAAGAACCCCTGAAGACTAGGATAGAGAGACCAGGCTCAGCAGCCGTGGCGATCAACCAGGATAGACAAATACCGAGCGACGCAGCACATGGCCCTAAGATCTCTTACAGTTGTATTGCCGTGCTGAAGAAGCTAGAGAAGATAGCGTGAAGGTATGGTTCGGGACACAACACACGGACGGTCCAGCGTGGACAGTAACCTGAAACACACGACGCCGTCAAGATCTAAGTTGGGTACTTCCAGTGGGATGCGCATTGGCATCATTGGCCAGCCGTGCACTAAGCTCCATCCAGGTGCCATGTGAATATACCTGACGCCCATCGCCTTAGCTTGTTGATTCGCGAGTCACTAATGAGATGGATGTCAGTCAatgtggatgaagaagacaacTCGACCTAACCGGCACCGTTTTGCGTCAGGTCCTGGTAGATGGGAAGCTTGAAAGTCCAAGCGAGGCCGTCCGCAGACCTGAGCTTTATTGAAACTTGAGAGACACCAGATCCAATGTGGAAGAAGGATGAAAGTGGTTACTTGGATATTTTGGCGCGGCGCTTTCAAATCGAGCTGGCATAACGCAAATGACAATCGTCGCCATTACACCTAGGATCTAAGTATAGCACAAATAATCAGCCCCGTAGTTCATGTTTCTTGAATACCCCTGAGTACTATGGCATACTGTTACTATTCTGGACTGCATCGGCTGGCATTGTCGAGATAGGATGGGGCTCAATAACCCCTGTcgatgttttttttttccctaTTCTGCTTCTTTGGGTATTTCCTTTCTTGTCGATGAGAACTCCAAAGAGACACTGGGATTGGCCAACGTGAGCCCCATGTGTAAATAGGTACATTTGTTCATTTTGTAGTGTTTAGCTACTAACTTGTAGACTAAGAGTCTTGATGGTTTGTTTGTACGTGTAGCTGTTGTACCCACATTTCTCTCGTGTGTCATGTCTTGAATGTCGTTCTTGTAAGTGCTCGTACCTGCATCAGACGCTGGCTCGTGCTTTCGTATTTTATGAGATCCATTATTAGGGACGGGCGcattttgtttcttttgttttaGGCCCAGCTTGGGCGCTCTTGCTTTTGGGCTTCTGGCCTATGATCGATGGGGAAGGCCCCTGGACTAAAAAAGCCACTGCCAGATTTGGCTACAGCTCGAGTGTCACTATCAATAGTTGGGTCCAAATTTGCTGAATTTTTTTTGTTGGTTATTGACGTTGCGAGATGGCAGCCTGAGGGAGTTGGACAATTATCTCCTTTGAAGAAAGGGGTAATGAAGGTAGTCCAAGGATTGGGGAGTAAAGTTGTTTGAAAAAATTAATCACCCGAGGATTGATATGTTCAAGTGAAGTATCCTATGTATGCGTCTGTGGTATCCTGTCCAATCATACCTAGGCAGCCTTGCTTCGTAGCCGGCGTCAAGTCCTGTAAATGGAAAGagccatccatttccatccatgcGATCTACAGGGTTTTGTCGCTTTTGGGGTTTGAGACTGGCGGTCTCACCTGCCTCCCTTGTATAACTCGAGCGTCGATCCGAAAAAAACGACATCGAGTTGGCAGGAGCCAACGACCGACTTTCTTTCAGGTAGAGAAAGTTGAGCAGGCAGGTACCGTTACTTAGCAGGAACTACTATGTACTCTACAGACCCTGCCGTTAGCGGCTAAGTTTAGGTAATTTACTAAGAGAATCCACCCCCATTTATTCGTTCAACTGCATCCACAACGCCAAGGTCTGATTGAGATGGAAGCTAGAAAAGTAAACTGACGTAGCCGGCCCAACTAACTGCTATGTATTAGTTGCCTGTCTTACAATGAATAACAtgagagggagagaaaagaaCCGAAACGTCTCACGATGAGTGGAGAAAAGCAGATATCAGAACCAAAACATTGGGTCGACTGCTCAATGACAACAATAACAATAGGCCCTTGTTTAGATTAGTCGAAAGACaccaaacaaaacaaaacaaaataaAACGAAGtaaagcaaaaagaaaagaaaaaaaaagaaaagaaaagcagAACAAAATAAAACAAGGACTTATCAAGACGGGCTGAGTGAGTCCCTCCAAAACAATGCGCATGGTAGTCACCATGGCCAAGACAATCAATACTTGACCGGCTAACTATGTTGCCCTTTTTGCCCGGCATTGTCGACGGAGCATCTGCAACGCCGCTCTGCAGCTTGCCTGTACGAAAACGGTGAGGGCGGGACACTATGAGGAAGAGTTGCATTGATTTTTTCCCCAATCGAGGCATCCCATCAACACAAGCTACACTGCCGTAGACAGAAGCTCCAATCGGGATTTTACTTGATGAGAGTTTGACGGTTCGACGTCCCTTGTCACCGAGTTTGATTGATGTGTGTTCCAGAGAATGAACACAAACCAC
This Fusarium poae strain DAOMC 252244 chromosome 3, whole genome shotgun sequence DNA region includes the following protein-coding sequences:
- a CDS encoding hypothetical protein (SECRETED:SignalP(1-18)), whose protein sequence is MQSRIVTILGVMATIVICVMPARFESAAPKYPISIKLRSADGLAWTFKLPIYQDLTQNGAVTRESTS